The proteins below come from a single Eremothecium sinecaudum strain ATCC 58844 chromosome II, complete sequence genomic window:
- the HDA2 gene encoding Hda2p (Syntenic homolog of Ashbya gossypii AAL069C; Syntenic homolog of Saccharomyces cerevisiae YDR295C (HDA2)), with product MTLRTLNSNVYYIPVGLTELQKDLIEILLCLHAKSFIRQFSSSPDDTLLRLGGDVAGSKVKNEKSELNLTMTPLTPEQMNHLLIQNIKAVTNHPFLLVDHYMPRQFLLMEPGESLISTSKKFQVLNQLIELIIRAPNKTKPVQIALVSHSVKQLDLIEGSLLGKLVKLKRLSGTSLFNERHTYPRKGNSPSDTNGSSPNAPVLRDSPVNNVEGKNGASSSANAGGWKDDYNYHQSRRHMMAGNKRRADGDPDERDWLFLATTTHLNNCEDLFNNYDIDIIIILDPLFNESIPAVQKVIDEKKPVLVKILVQHSPDHYMLAKGAQHSCEEAYIHDALVYFMKHRNKTDDTGANDSILLDVVAALLEPETSFAKRPAELKLSSDNPVDIVELLTKRAGLMTLHHTPYTLSICHEEFDTKTYQAKLKELILARLHACQAEYEHRQAIIEDKRMSETCRLNHLDSINAEAAEMYKALKEGEKNVNDSTKRAERAKDELDRLDQKHALLVDRKRHLRELLETEDIEAKLEASKSELKELLDKIAPLAEENRIKNEKNDELRLEYQNVSSSAAAHSLATKALKEKKEALTKELNGIATKWMAISAREEKERLQDELHQLAQQHLFQESYIQSMKKKIVTRHGTTKH from the coding sequence ATGACTTTAAGGACGCTAAATTCAAATGTGTACTACATTCCTGTAGGGCTGACGGAATTACAAAAGGACTTAATAGAAATCCTTTTATGCCTTCATGCAAAAAGTTTTATTAGGCAGTTTTCTTCCAGTCCAGATGATACTTTGTTGAGGTTAGGCGGTGATGTTGCTGGTAGCAAGGTTAAAAATGAGAAAAGCGAGTTAAATCTGACTATGACTCCATTGACGCCCGAGCAAATGAACCACCTTTTGATTCAGAATATAAAGGCTGTTACAAATCACCCGTTTTTATTGGTTGATCATTATATGCCTAGACAGTTCCTTCTTATGGAACCGGGTGAGAGTCTTATTTCGACTAGCAAGAAGTTTCAGGTGTTGAATCAGTTAATTGAACTAATAATCAGAGCGCCTAATAAGACGAAGCCTGTACAAATTGCATTAGTGTCGCACTCGGTGAAGCAGCTGGATCTTATAGAGGGCTCTCTTTTGGGGAAGCTTGTGAAACTGAAGCGGCTCTCGGGAACGAGCTTGTTCAACGAAAGACATACATACCCTCGGAAAGGCAATTCTCCCTCAGATACGAACGGCAGTTCGCCGAACGCTCCCGTTCTAAGAGACAGCCCAGTGAACAATGTTGAGGGCAAGAACGGTGCTTCCAGTTCGGCAAATGCGGGAGGCTGGAAGGATGATTACAACTACCACCAGAGTAGAAGGCATATGATGGCAGGAAATAAAAGAAGGGCGGATGGCGATCCTGATGAGAGGGACTGGTTATTTTTGGCAACCACAACTCACTTGAACAACTGCGAGGACTTATTTAATAATTATGATATCGAtattatcatcattttGGACCCGCTCTTTAACGAATCGATACCAGCGGTCCAAAAGGTCATCGATGAGAAGAAACCGGTATTGGTGAAGATCCTGGTGCAACACTCGCCAGATCATTACATGCTAGCGAAAGGCGCGCAGCACAGTTGCGAAGAGGCGTATATCCATGATGCTCTGGTTTATTTTATGAAACATAGGAATAAAACTGACGATACGGGTGCAAACGACAGCATTCTTCTGGATGTAGTCGCCGCATTATTAGAGCCTGAAACTTCCTTTGCTAAGCGTCCTGCGGAGTTAAAATTATCAAGCGATAACCCAGTAGATATTGTAGAATTGCTCACAAAAAGAGCCGGGCTAATGACTCTGCATCACACTCCATACACACTATCGATTTGCCACGAGGAGTTCGATACAAAAACCTACCAAGCAAAGTTGAAGGAACTAATACTGGCGAGATTGCACGCCTGCCAAGCTGAATATGAGCATAGACAGGCGATTATAGAAGATAAGCGCATGAGCGAGACATGCAGGTTGAATCACCTAGATTCGATAAACGCAGAAGCAGCCGAGATGTATAAGGCACTGAAAGAAGGAGAAAAGAATGTCAATGATTCCACAAAACGGGCAGAGAGAGCAAAGGACGAACTTGACAGGTTGGATCAAAAACACGCTTTACTCGTAGATCGTAAGCGCCATCTGCGTGAACTCTTAGAAACAGAAGATATCGAGGCCAAATTAGAGGCTAGTAAGTCAGAACTCAAAGAGCTCTTAGATAAAATTGCCCCTCTCGCAGAAGAGAATAGGATAAAGAACGAGAAGAATGACGAGTTACGACTCGAGTATCAAAACGTGTCCTCAAGTGCCGCAGCCCACTCGCTCGCAACCAAAGCCCTAAAAGAAAAAAAGGAGGCTCTAACAAAAGAGCTCAATGGCATAGCTACTAAATGGATGGCTATATCGGCTAGAGAAGAGAAAGAGAGATTACAAGATGAATTGCATCAACTAGCTCAGCAACATTTATTCCAAGAGAGTTACATCCAAAGTatgaagaaaaagattGTAACAAGGCATGGTACAACGAAGCACTAG
- the MHR1 gene encoding mitochondrial 54S ribosomal protein mL67 (Syntenic homolog of Ashbya gossypii AAL067W; Syntenic homolog of Saccharomyces cerevisiae YDR296W (MHR1)) codes for MSKTVSTSRFRTAKWLQKSGFAPQVFLFRNLESGQVVYSQLPHFSQRQIDVNFYRPNWENKKPSTRPDIWRCMAVVDLKTYEDSVKLYQNLCRLRYLREVPKRSEAEAMRKRNEWGHIWYSAQFRPTYTQEAVADLIEALSKVADFATTVHWEDPWRMGDYEKYWKPVLPGLKHEFMTRKGNFAREESAILKQLGERAKLAFQAQENTQENTQENAQEKPQETLSDTK; via the coding sequence ATGAGCAAAACTGTATCTACTTCGAGGTTTAGAACCGCCAAATGGCTGCAAAAGTCTGGATTTGCTCCGCAAGTGTTCCTATTCCGTAACCTGGAATCAGGTCAGGTAGTGTATTCGCAGTTACCGCACTTCTCACAGAGGCAAATTGATGTGAATTTCTACAGACCAAACTGGGAGAACAAGAAACCCTCGACCAGGCCTGATATCTGGCGTTGCATGGCTGTTGTAGACCTGAAAACCTACGAAGACAGCGTAAAACTATATCAAAATCTCTGCAGACTTAGGTATTTGCGGGAAGTTCCCAAGAGATCCGAGGCGGAGGCGATGAGAAAGAGGAACGAGTGGGGTCATATCTGGTATTCTGCGCAATTTAGACCCACTTATACGCAAGAAGCTGTTGCCGATCTAATAGAGGCGCTTTCCAAAGTTGCAGATTTTGCGACTACTGTCCATTGGGAAGATCCTTGGCGTATGGGAGACTACGAGAAGTACTGGAAACCTGTTTTGCCCGGTCTCAAGCATGAATTTATGACCCGTAAGGGAAATTTTGCTAGAGAAGAAAGTGCCATCCTAAAACAACTTGGTGAACGCGCTAAGCTTGCTTTCCAGGCCCAGGAAAATACCCAGGAAAATACCCAGGAAAACGCCCAGGAAAAGCCTCAGGAAACTCTCTCAGACACTAAATAG
- the SUR2 gene encoding sphingosine hydroxylase (Syntenic homolog of Ashbya gossypii AAL066W; Syntenic homolog of Saccharomyces cerevisiae YDR297W (SUR2)) has product MKNDTLYQVDWRYLFPHSLKVDLNFMNSPIAPTVALKPRPSLLEGIPDAYLALFAPVAAYWLYSAMFHIIDVFRLAEKYRIHPSEEVAGRNKAGRIDVLVQVLLQHLIQTLSGLAFLYFEPEPTTGFEQNVLWTWRKAMPAWMPNSVVYVIYQYGLSGVKLFVAFFIIDSWQYWLHYLMHMNKTLYRKFHAHHHRLNVPYAYGALYNSPGEGFMLDTLGSGVAAIVTGLSHREQLVLFTFATMKTVDDHCGYALPWDPFQWIFPNNAVYHDIHHQTFGIKTNFSQPFFTIWDSICNTKFPAFKEYEEKQRRVTIDKYKQFLAERAEERKAKLHMFTKKAQ; this is encoded by the coding sequence ATGAAGAACGATACCTTGTACCAGGTAGACTGGCGATATTTATTCCCCCACAGTCTAAAAGTTGATTTAAACTTTATGAACTCCCCTATAGCACCAACTGTGGCTTTGAAGCCCAGACCATCATTATTGGAAGGTATTCCAGATGCATACTTGGCTCTTTTTGCTCCTGTTGCTGCGTATTGGTTATACTCGGCTATGTTCCATATTATCGACGTATTCAGATTGGCTGAAAAATACAGAATACATCCAAGTGAAGAGGTAGCTGGGCGGAATAAGGCAGGCAGAATTGATGTTCTAGTTCAGGTTCTATTGCAGCATTTGATACAGACATTAAGTGGATTGGCCTTTCTTTACTTCGAGCCCGAACCAACCACGGGATTCGAGCAGAATGTTCTATGGACTTGGAGAAAGGCTATGCCAGCATGGATGCCTAACTCAGTGGTATATGTTATTTATCAGTACGGTTTATCCGGAGTGAAGTTATTTGTTGCgttttttattattgatTCGTGGCAGTACTGGCTACATTACCTAATGCACATGAACAAGACGTTATATCGTAAATTCCACGCACATCACCATCGTTTGAATGTACCGTATGCGTATGGAGCACTATACAATAGTCCAGGAGAGGGTTTCATGCTCGATACGTTAGGATCGGGGGTTGCTGCTATTGTAACCGGATTGTCACACAGGGAGCAACTGGTGCTATTTACATTTGCAACAATGAAGACTGTTGACGATCACTGTGGCTACGCCTTGCCATGGGATCCCTTCCAGTGGATCTTTCCCAACAATGCAGTTTATCATGATATTCATCATCAGACTTTTGGAATCAAGACTAATTTCTCGCAGCCATTCTTTACCATATGGGACTCTATCTGTAATACGAAGTTCCCAGCATTCAAAGAGTACGAAGAGAAACAGCGGAGAGTCACTATTGATAAATACAAGCAATTCCTAGCCGAAAGGGCGGAGGAGAGAAAGGCCAAGCTCCATATGTTTACAAAGAAAGCACAATAA
- the PIH1 gene encoding Pih1p (Syntenic homolog of Ashbya gossypii AAL062W; Syntenic homolog of Saccharomyces cerevisiae YHR034C (PIH1)), which yields MDFLLRRVDSSASSVVKIKAEAGFVVKSKLEFSKDGILKVGTKVFINVCHGKEVPKPEIAFNPSIVYPLITNNRWEIPIITSSVREDKDKKGQLCYVWDCCINSVCMGWVNKDLQLKEIVVEWCLESCELRQDVAISRESVVFPKLRSKGTIPELEMLKEELETNAEKAIQEAVERSEEGPAAFLELRRSVFNEDKLSTPEDGGDDGDMLPPLFPNTAANGRKPLIEEIDPSSVNKRCLSDFCSKVQAPSRGVLEYDVKMGKTADSSKYKLKIEVKSQLSSAKDYSLQLDTTSNVLVISNTNTDLYEKKELRIPLPNIYNSQPEIASFFTTRDNLLKIFI from the coding sequence ATGGACTTCCTATTACGCCGGGTTGATTCTAGTGCTTCTTCAGTTGTTAAGATAAAAGCGGAAGCTGGTTTTGTAGTTAAATCAAAGTTGGAATTCTCCAAAGACGGCATTTTAAAGGTTGGAACTAAGGTATTTATTAATGTCTGCCATGGTAAAGAGGTCCCCAAACCTGAGATTGCTTTTAATCCTAGCATTGTATATCCACTAATCACGAATAATAGGTGGGAAATACCAATCATTACATCTAGTGTTCGAGAGGATAAGGATAAGAAGGGACAGTTGTGCTATGTATGGGACTGCTGCATCAACAGTGTTTGCATGGGATGGGTGAATAAAGACCTCCAGCTGAAGGAGATAGTGGTTGAATGGTGTTTGGAATCGTGTGAGTTGCGTCAGGATGTTGCGATTAGTCGGGAATCTGTGGTTTTCCCCAAGCTCAGAAGTAAGGGTACTATACCTGAACTGGAGATGTTAAAGGAGGAACTAGAGACGAACGCCGAGAAGGCCATTCAGGAAGCTGTGGAGCGGAGTGAGGAGGGCCCTGCTGCGTTTTTGGAGCTGCGAAGAAGCGTTTTCAATGAAGACAAGTTAAGTACACCTGAAGACGGTGGAGACGATGGAGATATGCTTCCTCCGCTTTTTCCAAATACCGCGGCCAATGGCCGGAAGCCACTAATAGAGGAGATTGATCCATCAAGCGTAAATAAGAGATGTTTATCAGATTTTTGCTCTAAGGTTCAAGCGCCAAGTCGAGGAGTTTTGGAATATGATGTAAAAATGGGAAAGACAGCGGATAGTTCGAAGTACAAGCTCAAAATTGAGGTAAAATCGCAGCTTTCATCGGCAAAGGACTATTCACTGCAATTAGATACAACATCCAATGTCCTGGTCATTTCGAATACTAACACAGACCTCTACGAGAAGAAGGAATTGAGGATCCCGTTGCCAAACATCTATAATAGCCAACCCGAAATTGCTTCTTTTTTTACTACAAGGGACAATCTTTTAAAGATATTCATATAG
- the BRL1 gene encoding Brl1p (Syntenic homolog of Ashbya gossypii AAL070C; Syntenic homolog of Saccharomyces cerevisiae YHR036W (BRL1)) — translation MMEEFWQLSIEGAGGDEPENNFNEDTITNIDLAAISKLTISDSTTMTSASHSYVDKLPEDMRNKIMPHFPTCPSPLRYSVTAVNVGDEMDIDSDSSNADDSEKNDSQLDEIEEIVPDDEPDVQVEDVDLGANSRSMIKALFSPTKLGVAAATREMDKSREIKNAVEDNSSKVITFLPSLSSSADLRISATDKALGQEGDYEVLKNRFNDRPVQVQVNNHHYYYSQPPDLDPSYALGAAANKYNLPMPWSPKANPVSKHSYALTTYLQLVLNTSAVVLLTSIILSLFKAFKTDIQSSWSYAEGELAFESRHCRQQYETNLCHPSSRVPALEQKCMEWEKCMLRNNDVYFRTRSTLSARLIGDVINSLIEPLGWKALAAIFFGLLMWFFSSNFILGFARARSYYGSPNPTTQVQPEILRLEENCSNEKESNSTNSS, via the coding sequence ATGATGGAGGAATTCTGGCAGCTGTCGATAGAGGGAGCAGGTGGTGATGAACCTGAAAATAATTTCAACGAAGATACTATAACCAATATAGATTTGGCCGCCATTTCAAAATTAACTATAAGCGATTCAACGACGATGACATCTGCTTCTCATAGCTATGTTGATAAGTTACCTGAAGATATGCGGAATAAGATTATGCCTCATTTTCCAACATGTCCATCTCCGTTGCGGTACTCTGTGACAGCTGTTAATGTTGGAGATGAAATGGATATAGATTCGGACAGTTCGAACGCAGATGATAGTGAGAAGAACGACAGTCAACTAGATGAAATAGAAGAAATAGTACCTGATGATGAACCTGATGTCCAGGTCGAGGACGTGGATTTGGGTGCAAATAGTCGATCAATGATTAAGGCTTTATTTTCACCTACTAAGCTGGGTGTTGCTGCAGCAACTAGAGAAATGGACAAGAGTAGGGAAATCAAGAATGCCGTTGAGGATAACTCCAGTAAGGTTATAACTTTTTTACCCTCATTATCATCTAGTGCTGACCTCAGAATATCTGCAACTGACAAAGCGCTTGGCCAAGAAGGCGATTATGAAGTGCTTAAGAATCGCTTCAATGATAGACCAGTACAAGTCCAGGTTAACAACCATCACTACTATTACTCGCAACCACCAGATCTGGACCCTAGCTATGCTTTAGGGGCAGCAGCGAACAAATACAATCTACCAATGCCCTGGTCGCCGAAAGCAAATCCGGTGTCTAAACACTCATATGCATTAACAACGTATCTGCAACTGGTTCTAAATACCTCAGCAGTCGTTTTACTAACTTCTATTATCCTTTCTTTGTTCAAAGCATTCAAAACCGATATACAATCATCTTGGTCATATGCAGAGGGCGAACTAGCATTCGAATCTAGGCATTGTCGACAGCAGTACGAAACAAATCTTTGTCATCCATCTAGCCGGGTGCCAGCATTGGAGCAAAAGTGTATGGAGTGGGAAAAATGCATGCTTCGAAACAACGATGTCTACTTCAGAACTCGCTCCACTCTTAGTGCTCGCTTGATAGGAGACGTCATAAATTCATTGATAGAGCCATTGGGGTGGAAAGCACTAGCTGCTATATTTTTCGGTCTACTAATGTGGTTTTTTAGTTCTAACTTCATACTAGGTTTTGCAAGAGCCAGAAGCTATTATGGCTCCCCTAACCCTACTACACAAGTACAACCAGAAATACTTCGGCTGGAAGAAAACTGCTCAAACGAAAAAGAGTCAAATTCAACTAATTCGAGCTGA
- the ERC1 gene encoding Erc1p (Syntenic homolog of Ashbya gossypii AAL063C; Syntenic homolog of Saccharomyces cerevisiae YHR032W (ERC1) (ERC1); non-syntenic homolog of YDR338C) → MKKQSKRSSKSDPLLEDTWNKNTTTYQSIAECGYESDGRSVSSADLTSTRFRLLTATSSDEQLDDDGTTTTSDEVRFILKNSLPITLTFFMEYSMTIISLFIIGHLRCASELASASLAVMTYNITGLSVIEGLASSLDTFCSQAYGAQKYSKVGLYFLRCSAMIIVASVFLIGPWWYSSIWLGYLIPEKNLLGHVQQYLRIMTAGIPGIVLFETGKRYLQAQGHFKPSTYVLVIVVPVNILLVTLFTKWFGFVGAPVGIVISQWLMALLLLTYALYFIPQTSQCWYPFTDSWFHFKRVFSNWRPMCRLAFPGLMMIEAEYLSFEVLTIMSTYFGVKAIAAQTVIANIGSLVYQIPFAMGCVVSTRIANHIGMSLPRNAKTAVKATYYVSCLVGVGNLLLIALFNKPLARMFTKDEEVIELAHSVSYILALNQLYDAFTTFGTAILRGQGRQRLGGVWNIIAYYFFAIPLSGWLAFGPLHMELIGLWLGCGAGILLLSVVFSWYIYSSSWDNIVRDFLQREAEDLEIDIESMASASTSASVFSQSENEI, encoded by the coding sequence ATGAAGAAACAATCAAAAAGGTCTTCTAAGTCAGATCCTTTACTGGAAGACACTTGGAATAAGAATACTACAACTTATCAATCAATTGCCGAATGTGGTTATGAAAGTGATGGAAGATCAGTATCTAGTGCAGATTTAACTTCCACTAGATTTAGATTGCTTACTGCTACCAGTAGTGATGAACAACTAGATGACGATGGTACTACAACTACAAGTGACGAGGTCAGgtttattttaaagaaCTCATTACCCATAACATTAACATTTTTTATGGAATATTCCATGACTATAATATcattatttattattggGCATTTAAGGTGTGCTAGTGAGTTAGCAAGTGCATCCCTTGCGGTTATGACGTATAATATTACTGGTTTATCAGTAATAGAGGGTTTGGCATCGTCTTTAGATACCTTCTGTTCGCAGGCATATGGCGCGCAAAAATATAGTAAGGTGGGGCTATATTTCCTTCGATGCTCAGCTATGATCATTGTTGCCTCAGTATTTTTGATTGGACCCTGGTGGTACAGTAGCATTTGGTTAGGGTACTTGATTCCTGAGAAGAATCTACTTGGCCACGTGCAGCAGTATCTAAGGATTATGACAGCTGGTATTCCTGGTATTGTTCTATTCGAGACGGGAAAGCGGTACTTGCAAGCACAGGGCCATTTTAAACCAAGTACGTATGTTTTGGTGATTGTTGTGCCAGTAAACATTCTGCTAGTGACTCTGTTTACGAAATGGTTTGGATTTGTCGGGGCACCAGTTGGTATAGTCATTTCCCAATGGTTAATGGCCCTGCTTCTCCTGACATATGCCCTTTATTTTATACCTCAGACTTCTCAGTGCTGGTATCCATTCACCGATAGTTGGTTTCACTTCAAACGTGTATTTTCAAATTGGAGGCCGATGTGCAGATTGGCGTTCCCAGGGCTAATGATGATTGAAGCCGAATATCTATCTTTTGAGGTGTTGACTATAATGTCTACGTATTTTGGTGTTAAGGCTATTGCCGCTCAGACTGTTATTGCGAATATAGGATCTTTGGTATACCAGATTCCATTTGCGATGGGCTGCGTAGTGTCAACCAGAATTGCGAACCACATTGGAATGAGCCTGCCCCGGAATGCAAAGACTGCGGTTAAGGCGACATATTATGTGAGTTGTCTGGTTGGTGTTGGGAATCTGTTGTTAATTGCGCTGTTCAATAAACCTCTTGCAAGAATGTTTACGAAAGACGAAGAGGTTATTGAGCTGGCCCACAGCGTTTCTTATATTCTTGCATTAAATCAATTGTATGATGCTTTTACTACATTTGGAACTGCTATATTGCGAGGGCAGGGTAGACAACGACTTGGAGGGGTGTGGAACATTATCGCTTATTACTTTTTCGCAATACCATTAAGTGGATGGCTTGCATTTGGACCATTACATATGGAACTTATCGGACTTTGGTTAGGTTGTGGTGCGGGCATACTATTATTATCAGTGGTTTTTTCGTGGTATATCTACAGCAGTTCTTGGGATAATATTGTGCGTGACTTCTTGCAAAGAGAGGCTGAGGACCTTGAAATAGATATAGAAAGTATGGCAAGCGCAAGTACCAGTGCCAGTGTCTTCAGTCAATCCGAAAACGAGATTTAG
- the BFR2 gene encoding rRNA-processing protein BFR2 (Syntenic homolog of Ashbya gossypii AAL064W; Syntenic homolog of Saccharomyces cerevisiae YDR299W (BFR2)), which produces MGKSLADKIAEMVAKSGAKDYDIEDDEAVFEHNEHDDSNAESSDGEDSGLEKEHYVAVGRSKLRQQQEPVALKNEKYNGVKGVRKALYDSEDEDEEEEEQDEEEQDEEENSDGSDAVSMPSDSDEVESASEQSQEDEDAQSEDQSEEGEFVEDDEGTKVKREKMAQLVQKEVNQAMNKLSESIQRDALKAYAVLGQSKFFDNIIDTRIKLQKALNAANQLPLSKETWKSQLDEENTALLAESQKLLKKVMNQCIALRAEFQNKDQINQPEYKYDSSKKRTLDQYCKESENLDSQLKTYRSAILNRWSVKIASTSGKAALNSSKFKAVNQPADVQVENQLADLPRLLKRTRMNRRQITPLGFEKDFEAGKLTHMGPVDEAGSDAEDENDLDIPKNYDPRRKENSVFDTSELPYIFDDEDFYRVLLNDLVDKKIANAQQGSGPHIAITSRSQDKLKKNVDTKASKGRKLNFAIQESITNYEAPVNGGYKWSDEQIDEFFAGLLGQRINFDENVSEQQSGDEESETIRNDDIQIFG; this is translated from the coding sequence ATGGGGAAGTCATTGGCTGATAAAATTGCTGAAATGGTCGCCAAATCTGGCGCCAAAGACTatgatattgaagatgatgaggCAGTTTTTGAACATAATGAGCATGATGATTCGAACGCCGAGAGTTCAGATGGCGAAGATAGTGGATTAGAGAAGGAGCATTATGTAGCTGTAGGTCGTTCAAAATTACGGCAGCAGCAAGAACCTGTGGCATTAAAGAACGAGAAATATAACGGTGTTAAGGGTGTCAGAAAAGCTCTTTATGATAGTGAGGACGAAGAcgaggaggaagaagagcaagatgaagaagagcaggatgaagaagagaatTCGGATGGCAGTGATGCAGTCAGTATGCCCAGTGATAGTGATGAAGTAGAAAGTGCAAGTGAACAAAGTcaagaagatgaagatgcCCAGAGTGAAGATCAAAGCGAAGAAGGTGAATTTGTCGAGGATGATGAGGGAACGAAGGTGAAAAGAGAGAAAATGGCGCAACTTGTTCAGAAGGAGGTTAACCAGGCGATGAACAAGCTTTCTGAATCAATACAGCGTGATGCGTTGAAAGCTTACGCAGTTTTGGGCCAGTCTAAATTTTTCGATAATATTATCGATACCAGAATCAAATTGCAGAAGGCATTGAACGCAGCCAACCAGTTGCCATTGTCTAAGGAAACCTGGAAATCCCAGCTGGATGAAGAAAACACTGCGTTGTTAGCAGAGAGTCAGAAGCTGCTGAAGAAAGTTATGAATCAGTGTATTGCGTTACGTGCGGAGTTCCAAAATAAAGACCAAATTAATCAGCCAGAGTATAAATACGATTCTTCAAAGAAGAGAACCTTAGACCAATACTGCAAGGAGTCCGAAAACCTTGATTCGCAGCTGAAAACTTATAGATCAGCTATTTTAAATAGATGGTCGGTCAAAATTGCATCAACCTCAGGCAAAGCAGCATTGAATTCGTCGAAGTTTAAAGCTGTTAACCAGCCTGCAGATGTTCAGGTCGAAAACCAATTAGCTGATCTTCCTAGGTTACTGAAACGTACCAGAATGAATAGAAGACAGATTACTCCTTTGGGCTTTGAAAAGGACTTCGAAGCAGGTAAGTTAACTCATATGGGTCCTGTCGATGAAGCTGGATCTGATGCAGAAGACGAAAATGACCTTGATATCCCGAAGAATTATGATCCAAGGAGAAAAGAAAACTCTGTATTCGACACTTCGGAGCTTCCATATATCtttgatgatgaagatttCTACCGTGTGCTACTAAACGACTTGGTCGACAAGAAGATTGCTAATGCCCAACAGGGTAGCGGTCCTCATATTGCAATAACTTCACGCTCCCAGGATAAGCTGAAGAAAAATGTGGATACCAAGGCTTCTAAAGGACGTAAATTGAACTTTGCCATTCAGGAGTCCATTACTAACTATGAGGCCCCTGTAAATGGTGGCTACAAATGGTCAGATGAACAAATCGATGAGTTCTTCGCAGGTTTATTGGGTCAAAGGATAAACTTCGATGAAAATGTCTCCGAACAACAAAGTGGAGATGAAGAATCTGAAACCATCAGGAATGACGACATTCAAATATTCGGTTGA
- the ATP5 gene encoding F1F0 ATP synthase subunit 5 (Syntenic homolog of Ashbya gossypii AAL065C; Syntenic homolog of Saccharomyces cerevisiae YDR298C (ATP5)), with the protein MSSRIFFRSLASSAKAGVKPPVQLFGLEGTYATALFTAASKSTSIESAAKSLESLNSTIATDSKLVGILSNPALSSADRSIVVNTLVSSTPSMDKSVQNLIKVLAENNRLNLLSSVYAQFAKLNDAYNGIVQATVTTAQPLESKLFKRVEKALSQSSLVGSGKKLRLENVVQPDIQGGLIVEIADKTVDLSIASKVNKLNKLLRESI; encoded by the coding sequence ATGTCCAGCAGAATCTTTTTCCGTTCGTTAGCATCGTCTGCAAAGGCTGGTGTTAAGCCTCCTGTGCAATTGTTTGGTTTAGAAGGTACTTATGCTACTGCATTGTTTACCGCAGCTTCAAAATCCACATCCATTGAATCGGCTGCTAAGTCTTTGGAATCATTAAACTCCACTATTGCAACGGATTCTAAGTTAGTCGGCATTTTGTCTAACCCAGCTTTGTCGTCCGCCGACAGATCCATCGTTGTCAACACATTGGTCTCCTCTACCCCTTCTATGGACAAATCTGTGCAAAACTTGATCAAGGTTTTGGCTGAAAATAATAGATTAAACCTTTTGAGCAGCGTGTACGCTCAATTTGCTAAGTTGAACGATGCCTACAATGGTATTGTTCAAGCTACTGTTACCACCGCACAACCTTTGGAAAGTAAGTTATTCAAAAGGGTGGAGAAGGCTTTATCTCAGTCCTCTCTAGTTGGATCTGGAAAGAAGCTAAGGCTAGAGAACGTTGTTCAACCAGATATCCAAGGTGGGTTAATAGTTGAAATTGCCGACAAAACCGTCGACTTGAGCATTGCCTCCAAGGTTAACAAATTGAACAAGCTCTTGAGGGAATCCATTTAG